One Ricinus communis isolate WT05 ecotype wild-type chromosome 1, ASM1957865v1, whole genome shotgun sequence DNA window includes the following coding sequences:
- the LOC8281918 gene encoding uncharacterized protein LOC8281918 — MAAPVTITTFALVEVEVPLKSNINTLMTAFLSSPEKLPKLLPKVYKSIQLKNPGSLREIDIEIEYAPGCPLTSETDRVNDLNLQEVKASYNVVCGTYAEEYKSYDATVQLVELEKGGTKAIRTYKVECKTGSPDIRKFIDFDIDVLKKIDDALQNEIPM; from the exons ATGGCTGCACCTGTTACTATCACTACTTTTGCTCTTGTAGAAGTTGAAGTTCCCCTCAAGTCGAACATAAATACGCTAATGACAGCATTCCTAAGCTCCCCGGAGAAACTTCCCAAGTTACTGCCTAAGGTTTACAAGAGTATTCAGCTAAAGAACCCTGGAAGCCTACGTGAGATTGACATTGAAATTGAATATGCTCCAG GATGTCCACTCACGTCAGAGACAGACAGGGTGAATGACCTAAATCTACAGGAAGtgaaagcttcttacaacGTAGTTTGTGGAACTTACGCCGAAGAGTATAAGAGTTACGATGCCACCGTGCAACTGGTTGAGCTTGAAAAAGGAGGGACCAAAGCAATTCGGACATACAAAGTTGAGTGCAAAACTGGAAGCCCAGATATCAGAAAATTCATTGATTTCGACATTGATGTCCTTAAGAAAATTGATGATGCTCTTCAGAACGAAATTCCCATGTAA
- the LOC8281917 gene encoding MLP-like protein 423, protein MACSSFSGMSSNGGVQVKIKSSAEKFWQAIVNSTKLFPIAIPSLYTAISPSNSDGTVRVITYGEGSPQIKQSEQQITGKYWPTFSYTILGGDILKYYASFCGEITITTVDDETWVKWTWNGVFPKPNNPTDIEVDLQELAVKTLGKLDEYLLRAY, encoded by the exons ATGGCTTGCAGCAGTTTCAGTGGAATGAGCTCCAATGGCGGAGTACAAGTTAAAATTAAGTCCAGTGCAGAAAAGTTCTGGCAGGCCATTGTCAACTCCACAAAATTGTTCCCAATTGCTATTCCTAGCCTTTACACCGCCATTTCTCCTAGTAATTCAGATGGCACTGTTCGCGTCATCACATACGGTGAAG GTTCTCCACAAATCAAACAGTCAGAACAGCAAATCACTGGAAAGTACTGGCCGACATTTTCTTATACAATACTGGGTGGGGATATCCTGAAATACTATGCAAGTTTCTGTGGCGAAATAACAATTACTACAGTGGATGATGAGACATGGGTGAAGTGGACATGGAACGGTGTGTTCCCAAAACCTAATAACCCTACTGATATTGAAGTGGACTTGCAAGAACTTGCCGTGAAGACCTTGGGAAAGTTGGATGAATATCTTCTGAGGGCATATTAA
- the LOC8281916 gene encoding MLP-like protein 423 translates to MACSSFGGMSSNGGVQLKIKSSAEKFWQAIVNSTKLFPIAIPSLYTTISPSNSDGTVRVITYGEDSPRIKQSEQQITGKNWPVFSYTVLGGDILKYYASFCGEITITTMDDGTWVKWTWNGMFPNPNNPLDIEVDLDEIAVKTLGKLDDYLLRA, encoded by the exons ATGGCTTGCAGCAGTTTCGGTGGAATGAGCTCCAATGGCGGAGTACAACTCAAAATTAAGTCCAGTGCAGAGAAGTTCTGGCAGGCCATTGTCAACTCCACAAAATTGTTCCCAATTGCTATTCCTAGCCTTTACACCACCATTTCCCCTAGTAATTCAGATGGCACTGTTCGCGTCATCACATATGGTGAAG ATTCTCCACGAATCAAACAATCAGAACAGCAAATTACTGGAAAGAACTGGCCAGTATTTTCTTATACAGTACTGGGTGGGGATATCCTGAAATACTACGCAAGTTTCTGCGGAGAAATAACAATTACTACAATGGATGATGGGACATGGGTGAAATGGACATGGAACGGTATGTTCCCAAATCCAAATAATCCTCTTGATATTGAGGTGGACTTGGACGAAATTGCTGTGAAGACCTTGGGAAAGCTGGATGATTATCTTCTTAGGGCCTAA